The following is a genomic window from Nymphaea colorata isolate Beijing-Zhang1983 chromosome 3, ASM883128v2, whole genome shotgun sequence.
CAAACAATatgtcatcagtttgattcttatgagtATTATTTTTATGGACTGCAAATATTAACACATGTGATGCTCAAATTATAGGATGTATAATAAGTAGTCTACCTCAATCTCGGAACAGCTTTTTTATAGTAAGGAGAAGGGGTGACTTTAACCCTTAGTATGCTACCAGACACTAATATTGGAATAAATTAACTGCTTTATTAGCTTTCTGGTTTTTGGACGACCGAGAGATATCGCCGGCACTCGGAAACCTAAATCTTTAAATAAGTACAGGAAAGGAACCGGGAAGAATACAAACCCAAAGGTGCCCTCGATGGGCGACACCACGTGGTGTGTCCAGTTCTCCGGTAGCCATTTTGCTAGCCCGAAATCTGATATCTGCGTCAACTCATCATAGTTAAAGTCATGAAAGATAGAGTGAGAAAGAAATTAAACTAGAGAACTGTATTCAGGATACCCTTTAGATTTTCGATGTTTTTGTCAGGCTGTTTCAAATTTCAGGCAAACCTAACTGTCTAGATGAGATCTACGTGAATGATTTGACAAGATTCGACTCGTGAAAGTGatttctaatgaaaaaaaaaaaatctttttaagtGACCAAACTTTGACCATATTATAACTACCGAGTTTTGAATCACTATAAAATCTTCCCACTAATtcaaacattttcttgtcaaatcTACGtgatacatgcatacatacatatacattcatttattaaattttaaatgctTTGACACTTGAGAGATTATTCTTAACAAATGCGTCTAATTGGCACTGACTATCTTTTTCAAGTCCAAGGTCCTAAAGTTTGTACACCACCTTTTATGTAAGCTTTCTAGCCACAACAAACCCATATTGGGGAACCACTGTCCTGCAATTCAAATTGGATGACTGTCCAATTCCGAAAGCATGTCCTGACAAAGTTAATTTAATCAGCCTATCCCCATTATCTGAAATATGTATAGTTGGTCCCAAAACCTCTCCTACCAATGTTGAATATACCCTTGCAAAAGGCACAAACTGGTGAAGACAatagcaaaaagaaaagttccatGGAGCAGTCGAGAGTGAAGAATTTATACATGAAGAAGAGATACCTGGGGCTGGTAATCCTCTGTTAGCAAGATATTAGATGCTTTGATGTCCCTGTGGATTATACGCCGTTGGCATCCCTCATGCAGGTATGTCAGTCCTTCTGCAATCCCCAACGCAATCTTGTACCTGATTCCCCACTCCATTTTTCGCTTTGATCCtgcaacaaagaagaaagaaaaagcttgGTCTCAGTATGACAGATTATATGATACGAAAGAGAAAATAGCATGTTTGATTGCATtgaatttcatatatatgtatgccaCATCATGTACCAGTGCTCATGTAAGCATATGAGACTGACATGAGAAGATGGTAGTTAGTGGATCAGTCATACCTTGAAGCATGGATGCTAAGCTGCCATGAGGGGAGAACTGCAGAACCAGATGAAGACCTCCTTCAATTCCAAACCCAATTAAGCGAGCAGCATTTGGGTGGTCTATATGTGCAATGATCCCTAGTTCAGATAAGAAATCCCCAACTCTCTCCTCCTCTGAGCTCCCCTTTGTCAATCTCTTGATCGCCACAAGCTGCCCATCAGCCAGGCATCCCCTGTACACCTCTGCATGTCCGCCCTTTCCGAGCAGCCTCTCTGTCAGATAAGCTCACAAGTTTTAGCCTTAGGAGTGAAAGTTGAACactaaggggctgtttggcaacagaAATATATTGTTATTGATATGTTACTGTTCCATGAATGAACCCCAAAAAATTGAGTAGATTCATAAACAGTCTTCAGTTCTTGGTAAGACTAAATCCCTGTTAGAAAACCCATTCTGGCATTACGAAAAAGAAGTGTCTTCAAACTAATTTTGATGTGGAACAAGGTTTCTGACATGGTTGAAGCATAAAATAGGTTGTTTTCTATCTTTCTTTCACCTTCGCAATGGCTAAGTTTTCTCTCAAATCAAGGCAGGGAGAGTCGCAGTTGGCAGGTTGCTGCGGTCAGTAATCTTCTTAGGCCAAGATTTCACAGGGAAAGTGAGATTCCAACAAACAGAGCTATGATTCCTAGGGACCTCGGATTCAACAAGAGGTCAGGAAACAATTAAGAGGGGAGTCGGCAAAGACAAATCAGCACAAGAAAGAGCGGAAGAATGATAAGCACACAATCGTAGTTGACTTGTGGTCCGCTGCATCAGGACAGTAGAATTTAATGAAATAAATACTATACAGACTGCTTGCAACAgtacaaaaaccaaaaaataacaaaacaaataataCTTTGAATGGTGTGCCTCaattaatttgatatttttcgGTATTTTTATCCCTCACCCATCAAATTTCTGATCAAAATATGAGCAGTAATGGCAGAAACAGATATGAAGCAGATTCGACAGCCCGTGGCTAAAAACGTGAACCGTGTCTGAGATCCTGTTAATTTGGTGGGtatgaagaaattgaaatggATGTCAAGAAGTTCGAAGGAAATgtcattttgtttcaaaaagaAACATGATCTACGCCTTGAAAGGTGTATCCTTTAACAGCTCGGACATATTAAATTGGGTTTCAAAAAACTGCATTGAACCGCAGTTCATGAACAAGATCAACGTAGTATTTTCTTCTCCTGCTTTAGAATATgtcatattttagaaaaaaagagagttgAAAATAAACTGAACAGCTTTGTAGCCCTTCCCGATCCCTCAAATGGCTACAGAATGATTCTGTAGATTGATACCTAGCTTGTCGGTGAGCAGAATGGTTTTCTTATCGTCTCAACGGGAGGCTAAGCgtctctcctccttcccttcgCCCTctctgattaaaaaaaacaaacaaagaaattttacatatgaattttaaaaaatgtattttaacttatataaaaagtttaaaaaatcatatttcagtttctgttaaaattttgaaatatagatCCTTGCTATTAAAAATTCTTAGCTCCCGCATAACGCAAGTAAAGTGATGCGACCTACGACACCATTTGGGTGCTAAGACATCCTCCTAGCCGTCCATGAGAAGAAAGTTACTTTGACGATGCTCCCTAGCTTCATGAGCAACATGGCGATGGGTGCCCACATGCAGATCCTTACACGAGATACCCGAGAAGCCATGAACGACCATGGCAGCACTCTAGCCAAGGTGAACAGTAAATTGGAAGGGGATTAATAGCTGCCAAGCTTTACCAGTGCTGAAGTTATCGGTAGCAGAAGCAAGTTCGTCATAGTCAAAGCTCCTCCATGATGGCTTCGAGATGGAGAACGCTCCAAGAGCGCCTGCATCATCTTCCTCCGATGGGCACCGGCGAGCCACAATCCGGCGAGGGTTCTTCCTTCTGAAGGGAGGGTATCCCACCGGCGGGAATGTCGCGAGCCTTCTCATGGACTTGGTTTTCCACATATGGAACAGAGTCCTCCATTGTGATCGCTCTGAGCTGGTAGGCTTCTCTACAGAGGCGGCGCTTCCTCTGCTGCTACTGCTACTGGTACTTCTGCTGTCGTCTGAGTAAAGCACCAAGGCAGAGCCTCCTACAACCGTCCTGGGGGAGCCGTGCTCATTAGTGCCGCTATCAGAATTGAAGTACTTCATAAAAAATTCTTCCTTTTCCATATTTGTTTCGCGAAACCCTGTTGCTCAGAgcaaccaaaaaaaggaaaaatgaagaaaaaacagaagaaattaAGGCTGCTCAGCAATGGAGGCACAGAGAGGGAAATTTGTTGCTCGAAATACGGATACCATTGATTGAGATCATCTAAAGGAACGAGAAACAAACTGACGGAGAATTGTCATGCATCAAAGCATGGTTTACCTGCAATTTCTTCCATTACGTGTTGATTGGCAGAGCTTTACTTGGTCTTAACTACCAACTGCAGACGAAGAGTGGCGAAGTATGAGAGGAGCGCAGAGCAGAGAAATGAACACGAATGCgttaaaaaggaagaaagggagTGAATAGAAAAAGATTTACCTCAGAACCGGATGAGTTCTTCTAAGACCGACTTCCTTCTTTCCAAACACTCAATGGATCTGAAACCCACATATATGCAGCTTATGCATCAAGCTTGTCTGCTTCCCAACTGTTTCACAGTCAGGCAATGGAGAAACCGAAAGAGAAAGCGGAAGGAAGAAAGGTAGGAGGGGGAAGGAGAGTTGGTTTATTTATTAGGCAAGCAATGGCACCAAAATGGGGTCGGCGAATCTAGTTAAAAATGGACATTGCAGGGAAAATACTTTCGGAAATTGTGGGGAAGATTCGTGTAGAATTTTTACTAATTACGATTCATTATCTCCAAATTCCACGTACTAGATCAtgccaacaaaataaaaaaaaaaacatgatccctccacgtgagagagagagggccacATTTTTTGCAAAAGTTTAAAGCAACAAAAATCACCCCAAATCtcgtgaaaaataaaaaagttgtgCTTCTAGGCTTTTAAGCAACCAATTAAGGagtataaaattttgattttagaaaaaaaaaacttcaaaaattttaacgtGCGATGCATCATCttgcatatttattttaaaaaataggaCCATTGAACCAATTCCATATTAGCACTCAGCTCATTTAAAAGGTCATATTGCAGGGAATAATGTCCTAAATAGCTAACATTTCAAAAACAATATTGACCACTTGACATTTTAGGTATAATTTGATAATAGCTTATGGCATGGCCCCATTAAGTGGTCTGCTTCATGGTTGGGATTCATCGTCACAAAAATATAAACGCAAATATTTCAAGTTAGCATGTAGGTGGAGCTTGTCTTTGTCCTTGTTCGCTTTCCCTTGTTTAGTTTGGAAATAAAGAAAGGCAATGGAGAATGGGGTTGGGGGAAGTTGGTGAACCAAAACCTCAGGTCAAAGAGTGTGAAGGATGTGGGGAGTACTTAACCCACATAttcatttgctttggttcacatCTCATCCACTTTGGAAATAAAGCCCACCATAATTCTTTTTAGAAGCAGCTTCAGGCCTACCTAGCTAGCCATTAACATATCTCACTTTGACAAACATTTGCCAATTGATTAGGTTTTATATCTAGTTGGTAATTCTGCACTCACTTTTCTTGATGATATGGAAGTCAAGTGCCAGAGTCCAGGGTATTTTCCGCAGTGGCGGATCTATTtgttggctggtgtgggcaattgcccacatcagcctTATAAAAATCTTATTATAGCATATCATGATCACATTGTCATGATTCAAAAATTGCATATTATTACCGCACCAAACTTGTGTCGCCAACTCAAGTGCCTCTTagcaaaaaaattctggctccaccgCACATTGAGTTACCGTAGCACAAGTCTGATGTGGGGCTCCATACAATTTTTAAATCATTATaatgtcaattttaattttccaaTAACAATTTTTGATGGGCAGTTGTGGGTGGTGGCCTACATCAGCTCCCATGTATCTCCGGTTAGCGGATTCGATTCACTTGTTGCATGATAACTTGGAAGTGTTTAGCAAATCTTTGATTTTGGTTTGCACTAATCAACATCACCTTCAATCTTGGAGGTGGTTTTATGCTTTGCTCAAGATGACAAGTTACCCTGTTCGTCGCAATGTGAGTGCTTTAATATGTACTTCATGGCTCTCCTGCAAAGATCTGCTAATGAA
Proteins encoded in this region:
- the LOC116250846 gene encoding receptor-like cytosolic serine/threonine-protein kinase RBK1, whose translation is MEEIAGFRETNMEKEEFFMKYFNSDSGTNEHGSPRTVVGGSALVLYSDDSRSTSSSSSRGSAASVEKPTSSERSQWRTLFHMWKTKSMRRLATFPPVGYPPFRRKNPRRIVARRCPSEEDDAGALGAFSISKPSWRSFDYDELASATDNFSTERLLGKGGHAEVYRGCLADGQLVAIKRLTKGSSEEERVGDFLSELGIIAHIDHPNAARLIGFGIEGGLHLVLQFSPHGSLASMLQGSKRKMEWGIRYKIALGIAEGLTYLHEGCQRRIIHRDIKASNILLTEDYQPQISDFGLAKWLPENWTHHVVSPIEGTFGYMSPEYFMHGIVDEKIDVFAFGVLLLELITGRRAVDSCRQSLLMWAKPLLGSKNVRELADPSLGTDYDRQEMEWAVSTASMCVHYLAASRPRMSQVASLLRGERSGASAEPMGKGAQRKPSSGRTLLLNASDVDEYSSSRYLNDLNRYEQLALEF